A region from the Nasonia vitripennis strain AsymCx chromosome 4 unlocalized genomic scaffold, Nvit_psr_1.1 chr4_random0006, whole genome shotgun sequence genome encodes:
- the LOC100113615 gene encoding endochitinase At2g43610 — translation MMRTFILALFALAQLYICSAEMISREQFNAAVTSSGAPPPADDIYTHFAEATKNYSKEELAMFLAQLIHESGGFRYREEIICQESHCPGHYVDNVGLPGKFYYGRGFIQLTWGANYKAASEGLGMGDYLLQNPEVVAQDTKTAVLVSVWYWEARVKPVVGGSNQFGLATRAINGAIECSGGWNERAANRYQIYLKVADALGVWNKASENGCYN, via the exons ATGATGCGTACGTTTATTCTCGCGCTGTTTGCACTGGCGCAATTGTACATTTGCTCGGCTGAGATGATCTCAAGGGAACAGTTCAACGCGGCAGTGACGAGCTCTGGAGCTCCGCCACCCGCTGACGATATCTACACGCACTTCGCCGAGGCCACCAAAAACTACTCCAAAGAAGAATTGG CCATGTTCCTGGCGCAGCTGATTCACGAGAGCGGCGGCTTCCGCTATCGCGAGGAGATAATCTGTCAAGAGAGCCACTGCCCTGGTCACTATGTCGACAACGTGGGCCTGCCTGGTAAATTCTACTACGGCCGCGGTTTCATTCAGCTCACCTGGGGCGCGAACTACAAGGCCGCCTCCGAGGGTCTCGGTATGGGCGACTACCTGCTCCAGAATCCGGAGGTCGTGGCCCAGGACACGAAGACAGCCGTCCTGGTCAGCGTATGGTATTGGGAAGCCAGAGTTAAGCCCGTAGTTGGCGGCTCGAACCAGTTCGGATTGGCGACCAGAGCCATCAATGGGGCTATCGAGTGCTCGGGTGGATGGAACGAACGGGCAGCTAACAGGTACCAGATCTACCTCAAGGTTGCCGATGCCCTTGGTGTTTGGAACAAGGCTTCCGAAAACGGCTGCTATAACTAA